Proteins encoded within one genomic window of Flavobacterium gilvum:
- a CDS encoding glycoside hydrolase family 2 protein — protein MLHKNTFQAFVITAVTFLFALSSNAQQTEKVFLSGKDFEHPVQWDFYCTEGNNSKTWTKINVPSQWELEGFGEYTYGRWYKELNQKEPSKEEGLYKYEFEVPANYKGKEILIAFGGAMTDTEVKINGKLAGEIHQGGFYEFKYDISSLMKFGTKNTLEFHVWKQSSNKSVNAAERRADWWLFGGIYRPVWLEVSPKTQIQHIAVNPKMDGSITIDMNLKNISKNAVVEAALKGINGENFQTFSFPIKAKSTKETIAAQWKGIKPWNPETPILYTLELTLKQNGAVVHQLDKKIGFRTLEFKKKDGIYVNGTKIVMKGINRHSFWPEGGRSTSKRISVLDGQLLKDMNMNAVRGHYPPDEHFMEVCDSLGFFVLNELAGWQNSYDTKTGTKLATEMITRDVNHPSLIIWDNGNEGGWNYDVDKVFAENDPQKRIVIHPWSDFDGWDTHHYPTYLTGMHRFNSGENVFFPTEFMHGTYDNGHGAALEDFWTRYKQSPLFAGGFMWAMLDEAVFRSDWKGEAKFDSKGSLAADGILGPHREKEGSYYTVKEVWAPIQFLPKQVTETFDGSFLISNDYLFSNLNSCTMEYKIMKSDADVLYTNGISKEIASGKIDIPSIEPGETRKINFAVPANFAEGDVLSITAHDHFGKEIYTWTWPIHKAKFYASKFLVSKVTKVKATVTRNGNQVVLSGDNVTVTLDSTTGEILSVKNASNVIPLTNGPRPIGMKAKLNGVQVSQEGENAVCTVTYSGGLNSIKWIMCPDGRFKMEVFCLKNAENAGGFDGAYFEDKINSFGITFSFPEKEVTGIKWFGRGPYHVWKNRIKGTTYGVWEKNYNTTITGESFENLVYPEFKGYHANLLGANLKAGASSFKVFSESDNLFLRLFTPDLPKNGFPGSNPQPAFPEGDISFMYEIPAMRDFKPLEQQGPESQPTNIRIKKGDDGISMNLWFDFR, from the coding sequence ATGTTACATAAAAACACATTTCAAGCTTTTGTCATTACAGCAGTGACTTTCTTGTTTGCTTTAAGCAGTAATGCACAACAAACCGAAAAAGTATTCCTTTCCGGAAAAGATTTTGAACATCCTGTTCAATGGGATTTTTACTGCACCGAAGGCAACAACAGCAAAACCTGGACAAAAATCAACGTTCCTTCGCAATGGGAATTGGAAGGTTTTGGCGAATATACCTATGGAAGATGGTACAAAGAATTGAACCAAAAAGAACCAAGCAAAGAAGAAGGGCTTTATAAATATGAATTCGAAGTTCCTGCCAACTACAAAGGCAAAGAAATTTTGATAGCTTTTGGTGGAGCCATGACTGATACTGAAGTAAAAATAAACGGAAAATTGGCCGGAGAAATTCATCAGGGCGGTTTTTACGAATTCAAATACGACATAAGTTCTTTGATGAAATTTGGAACCAAAAACACGCTCGAGTTCCATGTTTGGAAACAATCAAGCAACAAGTCCGTTAATGCCGCAGAACGCAGAGCCGATTGGTGGCTGTTTGGCGGGATTTATCGTCCAGTTTGGCTAGAAGTTTCCCCAAAAACACAAATTCAGCATATTGCAGTAAATCCAAAAATGGACGGTTCAATCACAATCGATATGAACCTGAAAAACATTTCCAAAAATGCAGTTGTAGAGGCCGCTTTAAAAGGTATTAACGGCGAAAATTTTCAGACTTTTTCTTTTCCCATTAAAGCAAAAAGCACAAAAGAAACTATCGCCGCTCAATGGAAAGGCATTAAACCATGGAATCCAGAAACTCCCATTTTATACACTTTAGAATTGACTCTGAAACAAAATGGTGCTGTTGTGCATCAATTGGATAAAAAAATTGGTTTCAGAACTTTAGAATTCAAAAAGAAAGACGGAATTTATGTAAATGGGACCAAAATCGTAATGAAAGGAATCAATCGCCATTCCTTTTGGCCGGAAGGCGGACGAAGCACCAGCAAACGAATCAGTGTTCTGGACGGACAACTATTAAAGGATATGAACATGAATGCTGTGCGCGGACATTATCCTCCAGACGAACATTTTATGGAAGTTTGCGACTCTTTGGGATTTTTTGTTCTGAATGAATTGGCGGGTTGGCAAAATTCATACGACACCAAAACAGGTACAAAATTAGCCACCGAAATGATTACACGCGATGTAAACCATCCGTCTCTTATTATTTGGGACAATGGTAACGAAGGCGGCTGGAATTATGATGTGGATAAAGTTTTTGCCGAAAATGATCCTCAAAAAAGAATCGTTATCCATCCGTGGTCGGATTTTGACGGTTGGGACACGCATCACTACCCTACTTATTTAACGGGAATGCACCGCTTTAACAGTGGTGAAAATGTGTTTTTCCCAACAGAATTCATGCACGGAACTTATGACAACGGACACGGTGCGGCTCTCGAAGATTTCTGGACACGTTACAAACAAAGTCCTTTATTTGCAGGAGGATTTATGTGGGCGATGCTCGATGAAGCCGTATTTCGTTCTGATTGGAAAGGTGAGGCAAAATTTGATTCCAAAGGCTCTTTGGCAGCAGACGGAATTTTAGGTCCGCACCGAGAAAAAGAAGGCAGTTATTATACGGTAAAAGAGGTTTGGGCTCCTATTCAGTTTCTGCCAAAACAAGTAACTGAAACTTTTGACGGTTCCTTTTTAATCAGCAATGATTATCTTTTCAGTAATTTGAATTCCTGCACAATGGAATACAAAATCATGAAATCAGATGCTGATGTTCTTTATACAAATGGTATTTCAAAGGAAATAGCTTCTGGCAAAATAGATATTCCAAGTATTGAACCCGGCGAAACCCGCAAAATTAATTTCGCTGTTCCCGCAAATTTTGCCGAAGGTGATGTTTTGTCAATTACAGCTCATGATCATTTTGGTAAAGAAATTTATACTTGGACTTGGCCAATACACAAGGCAAAATTTTACGCCTCTAAATTTTTAGTTTCCAAAGTCACAAAAGTAAAAGCTACTGTGACTCGCAACGGAAATCAGGTTGTTTTGTCAGGAGACAATGTCACGGTAACTTTGGACAGCACGACCGGAGAAATTCTATCGGTTAAAAATGCATCAAATGTGATTCCGTTGACAAATGGCCCGCGTCCTATCGGGATGAAAGCCAAATTAAACGGAGTTCAGGTTTCGCAAGAGGGTGAAAATGCTGTTTGTACAGTAACGTATTCCGGCGGGTTAAACTCCATCAAATGGATTATGTGTCCGGACGGAAGGTTTAAAATGGAAGTGTTTTGCTTAAAAAATGCCGAAAACGCAGGTGGTTTTGACGGCGCTTATTTTGAAGATAAAATTAATTCATTCGGAATCACATTCAGTTTCCCCGAAAAAGAGGTTACGGGAATCAAATGGTTTGGAAGAGGACCTTATCATGTTTGGAAAAATAGAATCAAAGGAACGACTTATGGCGTTTGGGAAAAAAATTACAACACCACCATAACAGGCGAAAGTTTTGAGAATCTGGTTTACCCGGAATTTAAGGGTTATCACGCCAATTTATTGGGTGCCAATTTAAAAGCAGGCGCATCATCATTCAAAGTTTTCAGCGAATCAGATAATTTGTTTTTGCGATTATTCACTCCGGATTTGCCCAAAAATGGTTTCCCGGGAAGTAACCCGCAACCTGCTTTTCCGGAAGGAGATATCTCATTTATGTATGAAATTCCGGCAATGCGAGATTTCAAACCATTGGAACAACAAGGCCCAGAAAGTCAGCCAACCAATATCAGAATCAAAAAAGGAGACGATGGAATTTCAATGAATCTTTGGTTTGATTTTAGATAA
- a CDS encoding rhamnogalacturonan acetylesterase, protein MKLTKLCSTICLAILFLNFTQKQKDIPTVYTVGDSTVKNGSGKGDGGLWGWGDFIGQFLDSDKIKVENHALGGTSSRTFQDKGLWEAVHKKLKKGDYVLIQFGHNDDGPLNDTVRARGTIKGIGNETQEIDNLLTKKHETVHSYGWYITKVVREAKEKGAIPIICSPIPRNDWKEGKVPRNNKSYGLWAKQIAQKENVTFIELNDNMATEMEKLGEAKVTGTYFYKRDHTHTSAKGAVLSASVIINELKKSDNSLKKYVLANPKITFPVKKKLFLIGDSTMANNGGNPNAVGWGVEFPKYVDTTRVDVINKARGGRSSRTYEFEGLWKEVREQLQPGNFVIIQFGHNDPGDIDKGKYRGSLKGNGTETLQVNRADSIVETVHSFGFYIEKYIKEAKEKGAIPIVMSQTVRNEWPNGKPELRDDSYNKWSKIAAENQDADFIDLNVIIAQKYETLGQEKVKTFFPKDHTHTGAEGADFNALTAAESIRNLKKCPLRDYIEIPK, encoded by the coding sequence ATGAAACTAACCAAACTATGTTCTACAATTTGCTTGGCAATACTATTTTTAAATTTTACCCAAAAGCAAAAAGATATCCCTACAGTTTATACCGTTGGTGATTCGACTGTAAAAAACGGTAGCGGAAAAGGAGATGGCGGACTTTGGGGCTGGGGCGATTTTATCGGACAGTTTTTGGATTCGGATAAAATAAAAGTAGAAAACCATGCTTTGGGCGGTACGAGTAGCCGTACTTTTCAAGACAAAGGATTATGGGAAGCAGTACATAAAAAACTAAAAAAAGGCGATTATGTGTTGATACAATTTGGACACAATGATGATGGGCCATTAAATGATACTGTCAGAGCCAGAGGAACCATCAAAGGTATTGGTAATGAAACCCAGGAAATTGACAATTTATTAACCAAAAAACACGAAACGGTACACAGTTACGGTTGGTACATCACAAAAGTGGTGCGAGAAGCCAAGGAAAAAGGTGCAATTCCAATCATTTGTTCCCCTATCCCAAGAAATGACTGGAAAGAAGGAAAAGTACCGAGAAACAATAAATCATACGGATTATGGGCCAAACAGATAGCTCAAAAAGAAAACGTAACCTTCATCGAACTAAACGACAATATGGCTACCGAAATGGAAAAGCTGGGTGAAGCAAAAGTTACCGGAACGTATTTCTACAAAAGAGATCATACGCATACATCTGCAAAAGGGGCTGTTCTTTCGGCTTCTGTTATTATCAATGAATTGAAAAAAAGTGATAATTCTTTGAAAAAATATGTTTTGGCCAATCCAAAAATCACTTTCCCTGTAAAGAAAAAACTGTTTTTGATTGGTGATTCGACAATGGCAAATAATGGTGGTAATCCAAACGCTGTGGGCTGGGGAGTCGAATTTCCTAAATATGTTGACACCACGCGAGTAGATGTCATCAATAAAGCCAGAGGAGGTAGAAGCAGTCGTACCTATGAATTTGAAGGTTTATGGAAAGAAGTTCGAGAGCAATTACAGCCTGGGAATTTTGTTATTATCCAGTTTGGACATAATGATCCCGGAGATATTGACAAAGGTAAATACAGAGGTTCTTTGAAAGGAAACGGTACTGAAACACTACAGGTAAACCGTGCCGACAGCATAGTTGAAACCGTACATTCTTTTGGTTTTTATATCGAAAAATATATAAAAGAAGCCAAAGAAAAAGGCGCAATTCCTATTGTAATGAGCCAAACCGTGCGTAACGAATGGCCAAATGGCAAACCGGAACTCAGAGACGACAGTTATAACAAATGGTCTAAAATTGCTGCAGAAAATCAAGATGCTGATTTTATCGACCTGAATGTTATTATTGCTCAAAAATATGAGACATTGGGTCAAGAAAAAGTAAAAACTTTTTTCCCTAAAGATCATACTCACACTGGTGCAGAAGGAGCTGATTTTAATGCTCTCACAGCAGCCGAAAGCATTAGAAACTTAAAAAAATGTCCGCTGAGGGATTATATCGAAATTCCTAAATAA
- a CDS encoding glycoside hydrolase family 2 TIM barrel-domain containing protein, with protein sequence MKYFYHKLQFVMLFLLLALATNAFSQARKIINFDNDWQFIKDDVPGAEKPEFNDKQWRTLDVPHDWSIEGSYDRANPSGRGGGYLPSGIGWYRKTFEISKADAGKMCSVEFDGIMANSEVWINGKSLGKRPYGYISMSYDLTPYLNFDKPNVIAVRADNSIQPASRYYTGAGIYRHVRLVSVSPTHFTHWGTFITTPNASASKAVVNLKIEVQNNGKAGDYKLQIDIVDNKGKVVKTVESTKNILAKGTGLFTQDIEIGNPKLWNVEDPNLYSAVAKLYSSKTLVDNQTIPFGIKKAEFIAETGFWLNGKNIKLKGVCLHHDGGAVGAAVPLGVWKERFKKLKEVGVNAIRTSHNPVAPEFLDLCDQMGFLVMDETFDTWTAAKHNGEKGYNLYFKEWWEQDTRDLILRDRNHPSIVIYSIGNEIHDDLSYPEGYKAYKMQEDVVKKYDNTRPVTMALFRPANSKVYLSGFAEQMDVVGQNYRENELIAAHEAHPNWKVIGTENTHVISQWLALRDKPYMAGQFLWTGYDYLGEADWPETTNNQGLFDRAGNWKQQSLQRDSWWSPEPVVHIVRKSDNAGAGNWVADWTPSDFDTYDNAKVNVYSNCDEVELFLNEKSLGTIKKPADDSPREWNVTFEKGTIKAVGKNNGKVVAQEEFASAGKPTKIIIEKSNSTLSNNWDDVSFITATIVDDKGVRCANADNLIKFTVSGSGKIIGTDNGSIISHEDYILPEKHAFSGKAIAIIRATKDTGKIEIKATAEGLDAGIITVEVVPEKKN encoded by the coding sequence ATGAAATATTTTTACCACAAATTGCAATTCGTCATGTTGTTTCTCTTACTCGCATTGGCGACAAACGCTTTTTCCCAGGCACGCAAAATAATTAATTTTGATAATGACTGGCAATTTATAAAAGACGATGTTCCCGGTGCCGAGAAACCAGAATTTAATGATAAACAATGGAGAACGCTTGACGTTCCCCACGATTGGAGTATTGAAGGTTCGTATGACAGAGCCAATCCTTCAGGACGAGGAGGTGGTTATTTGCCTTCGGGTATCGGATGGTATCGCAAAACGTTTGAAATAAGTAAGGCCGATGCCGGTAAAATGTGTTCTGTTGAATTTGACGGAATCATGGCAAACAGCGAAGTGTGGATAAACGGAAAGTCTTTGGGTAAACGACCCTACGGTTATATCAGCATGAGTTACGACCTGACTCCTTATTTGAATTTTGACAAGCCTAATGTCATCGCAGTGCGAGCCGATAATTCGATTCAGCCTGCGTCTCGTTATTATACTGGCGCAGGGATTTACCGCCATGTTCGTTTGGTTTCGGTTAGTCCAACTCATTTTACGCATTGGGGAACTTTCATTACAACTCCAAATGCGTCTGCTAGTAAGGCGGTTGTTAATCTTAAAATCGAAGTTCAGAATAATGGAAAAGCAGGCGATTACAAACTGCAAATCGACATTGTGGATAACAAAGGAAAGGTCGTAAAAACGGTTGAAAGTACAAAAAATATTTTAGCAAAAGGAACAGGCTTATTTACTCAGGATATTGAAATTGGAAACCCAAAATTATGGAATGTTGAAGATCCTAATTTATATTCGGCTGTAGCCAAATTATATTCCAGTAAAACGCTTGTTGATAATCAAACGATACCATTTGGAATTAAAAAAGCCGAGTTCATTGCCGAAACCGGTTTTTGGCTTAATGGGAAAAATATAAAACTAAAAGGCGTTTGTTTGCATCATGACGGTGGAGCTGTTGGAGCGGCCGTGCCTTTAGGCGTTTGGAAAGAACGTTTCAAAAAACTGAAAGAAGTAGGCGTAAATGCTATCCGTACTTCCCACAATCCTGTTGCTCCAGAGTTTCTAGATTTATGCGATCAAATGGGGTTTTTAGTGATGGACGAAACTTTCGATACCTGGACTGCGGCCAAACATAATGGTGAAAAAGGCTATAATTTATATTTCAAAGAATGGTGGGAACAAGATACAAGAGACTTAATTTTAAGAGACCGTAATCATCCTTCAATCGTGATTTATAGCATCGGAAATGAAATACACGATGATTTGAGTTATCCAGAAGGTTACAAGGCTTATAAAATGCAAGAAGATGTCGTAAAGAAATACGATAACACAAGACCAGTTACGATGGCACTTTTCAGACCGGCAAATTCAAAAGTGTATCTAAGTGGTTTTGCAGAGCAAATGGATGTAGTGGGACAAAATTACCGTGAAAATGAGCTAATCGCCGCACATGAAGCGCATCCAAACTGGAAAGTGATAGGCACTGAAAATACCCATGTTATTAGTCAATGGCTTGCTTTGCGAGATAAACCATATATGGCAGGACAATTTTTGTGGACAGGTTATGATTATTTGGGCGAAGCTGATTGGCCAGAAACGACCAACAATCAAGGGTTGTTTGATAGAGCAGGGAACTGGAAGCAACAATCACTGCAAAGAGACAGTTGGTGGTCCCCGGAACCTGTTGTGCATATCGTGAGAAAGTCGGATAACGCCGGTGCAGGAAATTGGGTTGCCGATTGGACGCCAAGTGATTTTGATACGTATGATAATGCAAAAGTAAATGTGTACAGCAATTGTGATGAAGTGGAGCTTTTCCTTAACGAAAAATCATTAGGGACAATAAAAAAACCTGCCGATGATTCGCCAAGAGAATGGAATGTAACTTTTGAAAAAGGAACAATAAAAGCAGTTGGAAAAAACAATGGTAAAGTGGTTGCTCAGGAAGAATTTGCTTCTGCCGGAAAACCTACCAAAATTATAATTGAAAAAAGTAATTCAACTCTTTCTAATAATTGGGATGACGTTTCTTTTATCACCGCTACGATTGTTGACGATAAAGGGGTAAGATGCGCCAATGCAGACAACCTAATAAAATTTACAGTTTCTGGCTCCGGTAAAATTATTGGAACTGACAATGGAAGTATTATCAGTCACGAAGATTACATTTTACCTGAAAAACATGCATTCAGTGGAAAAGCGATTGCTATCATCAGAGCAACGAAAGACACTGGAAAAATCGAAATTAAAGCCACCGCCGAAGGTTTAGACGCAGGAATAATAACTGTTGAGGTTGTTCCTGAGAAAAAGAATTAA
- a CDS encoding sulfatase-like hydrolase/transferase, whose translation MKISLIGNKIQTVLILLFCFSVSFGQKIQNRATEKPNVILIIADDLGWNDVGYHGSEIKTPNIDNLAKNGVELNRFYANPTCSPTRASLLTGRPSSRLGIVAPISDKDQTKLPDSIPTLPKLLKQNNYETALVGKWHLGLQLSNGPKAYGFDYSYGFLHGQIDQYTHLYKNGDKSWYRNGEFIEEKGHATDLITNEAIKWLSEKRDKKKNFFLEVAYSAPHFPLQEEQKWKAPYINSIKDPSRRDYAAAMSHLDNSIGILLENLKQQKLDKNTVVIFMSDNGAMENWDSRNEYSGTIPGNTTLGDNTPLRDWKTSNYEGAVRVPCVVYWKEHLKNYKNSNYISVIDLLPSILFLAGDNNLPKSIEGKNVWPTIADNKTISDKEIYIRGHLQECLINKPWKIVRTRHSKEVSTDYELYDIEKDPEEKHNVWSQNETISTQMKTALENQFKKDAEKVNK comes from the coding sequence ATGAAAATAAGTCTTATCGGGAACAAAATCCAAACGGTACTTATATTGTTGTTCTGTTTTTCGGTTTCTTTTGGACAAAAAATTCAAAATAGAGCAACAGAAAAACCCAATGTCATTTTGATTATTGCCGATGATTTGGGATGGAATGATGTCGGGTATCATGGTTCGGAAATAAAAACGCCCAATATTGATAATTTAGCCAAAAATGGAGTAGAACTTAACCGATTTTATGCCAATCCAACTTGTTCTCCTACTAGAGCAAGCCTGTTAACAGGAAGGCCTTCAAGTCGATTGGGAATTGTGGCTCCGATAAGCGATAAAGACCAAACAAAATTGCCGGATTCTATTCCGACTTTGCCTAAATTGTTAAAACAAAACAATTATGAAACAGCACTTGTTGGGAAGTGGCATTTGGGATTACAGCTCAGTAATGGTCCAAAAGCGTATGGATTTGATTATTCCTATGGTTTTTTGCATGGACAAATAGATCAATATACGCATCTGTACAAAAATGGAGATAAGAGTTGGTATCGTAACGGAGAATTTATAGAAGAGAAAGGCCACGCCACCGACTTAATCACCAACGAGGCCATCAAATGGCTTTCGGAAAAAAGAGATAAAAAGAAAAATTTCTTTTTGGAGGTAGCCTACAGTGCCCCGCATTTTCCTTTGCAGGAAGAACAAAAATGGAAAGCTCCTTATATAAATTCGATAAAAGACCCTTCGCGGCGTGACTATGCGGCCGCTATGAGTCATTTGGATAATAGCATCGGAATTTTGCTCGAAAATCTGAAACAGCAAAAACTTGACAAAAACACGGTGGTTATTTTTATGAGCGATAATGGAGCGATGGAGAATTGGGATTCCCGAAACGAATACAGCGGAACGATTCCCGGAAATACAACTCTTGGAGACAATACACCGCTTAGGGACTGGAAAACGTCTAATTATGAGGGAGCAGTCAGAGTTCCCTGTGTGGTTTATTGGAAAGAGCATCTGAAAAATTATAAAAACTCAAACTATATATCGGTGATTGATCTGCTGCCGAGCATTCTGTTTTTGGCGGGAGATAACAACTTACCAAAAAGTATTGAAGGAAAGAATGTTTGGCCAACCATTGCAGATAATAAAACGATTTCCGATAAAGAAATTTACATCAGAGGGCATTTACAGGAATGTTTAATCAATAAACCATGGAAAATAGTAAGAACCCGCCATTCCAAAGAAGTTTCAACAGATTATGAACTGTATGACATTGAAAAAGACCCTGAAGAAAAGCATAATGTTTGGTCGCAAAACGAAACCATCTCAACACAAATGAAAACTGCACTCGAAAATCAATTTAAAAAGGATGCCGAAAAAGTCAATAAATAA
- a CDS encoding glycosyl hydrolase 115 family protein yields MNKNSVAFFLVIAIFFIQISFGQNKNTTDYQIADSNQATTIFIADNSDPLIVWAVNELANDIRDITGKQPEIKTTKSFSQKGIYIGEVGSALFSSKTTTKELSGQWEKFSIKKEKDNLLIQGSDVRGTVYAIFEIAERLGVSPWKWWADVNPIKKEKLSLKLPQSGIVSSPSVQYRGIFLNDEDWGLEPWAAKTFEPEVGNIGPKTYEKIFQLLLRLKANTIWPAMHPCTKGFFTIGGNKEMAQKYHIVIGSSHAEPMLRNNVDEWKPKIYGDYNYFTNSTQVNKYWQDRLDELKSANNQTIMTLGMRGVHDSKMEGAKDVKESKEMVDKIIGVQREMLSKTFAKPLKDIPQAFVPYKEVLELYDNGLKVPDDVTLVWPDDNYGYIRRLSDEEEQKRSGGSGVYYHLSYWGRPHDYLWLSTVQPGLLWFEMTKAYENGAKKMWIVNVGDIKPGEYDMELFLDLAWDVNSIKSDGLDGYMKNWIGREFSPNIAQDLSTVFEEYYRLAFIRKPEYMGWSQTEPTTPIKLSDFTQEESLQRIKAYDNLMSKVDALSSLVPEERKDAWFQLVVYPIKGAGYMNHKFLYWNLWATTSDLKQKENYWNLSAKAFEKIKELTTYYNNEMSKGKWNQMMSMHPRNLPVFDSIKANAVSQEPIVKTGSKLIITIQANKFVANKSSKNYKWQDIKGFGYSNNAVTLFPFKQTYFKTEKPSVTYEFVANETGDYEIEVHLIPTHANKFDHEIGIQIDQNEVKSFLINTKDRDKTWKENVLRNSAIVKVPVSIKTNGKHIIKIDVNQTGIVLDYIVVKSSL; encoded by the coding sequence ATGAATAAAAATTCAGTTGCCTTTTTCTTGGTTATAGCCATTTTTTTTATCCAAATTTCATTTGGACAAAATAAGAATACAACAGATTATCAAATCGCCGATTCGAATCAGGCTACGACTATTTTTATCGCTGATAATTCCGATCCACTAATTGTTTGGGCTGTCAATGAATTGGCCAATGACATTAGAGACATTACAGGCAAGCAACCTGAAATCAAAACAACAAAATCATTTTCCCAAAAAGGGATTTACATCGGCGAAGTTGGAAGTGCTTTGTTTTCATCAAAAACAACCACAAAAGAACTCTCGGGACAATGGGAAAAATTCAGCATCAAAAAAGAAAAAGACAATCTCTTGATACAAGGAAGCGATGTCCGCGGAACGGTCTATGCTATTTTCGAAATAGCGGAACGTTTGGGCGTTTCCCCTTGGAAATGGTGGGCAGATGTTAATCCCATCAAAAAAGAAAAACTTTCATTAAAACTTCCTCAAAGCGGAATAGTTTCCTCACCATCGGTGCAATACCGAGGCATCTTTTTGAACGATGAAGATTGGGGATTGGAGCCTTGGGCAGCAAAAACTTTTGAACCCGAAGTAGGTAACATTGGCCCCAAAACCTACGAAAAAATATTTCAGTTGTTATTACGTCTGAAAGCCAATACCATCTGGCCGGCGATGCATCCTTGCACCAAGGGTTTTTTTACTATTGGCGGTAACAAGGAAATGGCACAAAAATACCATATCGTTATCGGTTCTTCCCACGCCGAACCGATGTTAAGAAATAACGTGGACGAGTGGAAACCCAAAATCTACGGCGACTATAATTATTTTACCAACAGCACGCAAGTCAATAAATATTGGCAAGACCGATTGGATGAATTGAAGTCGGCCAACAACCAAACCATTATGACGCTCGGAATGCGAGGTGTTCACGACAGCAAAATGGAAGGTGCCAAAGATGTAAAAGAGTCTAAGGAAATGGTGGATAAAATAATTGGAGTTCAGCGCGAAATGTTATCCAAAACATTTGCAAAACCCTTAAAAGATATTCCACAGGCATTTGTTCCCTACAAAGAAGTTCTGGAATTGTATGACAACGGACTCAAAGTCCCGGATGACGTAACCCTTGTCTGGCCGGATGACAATTACGGTTATATCCGTCGTTTGAGCGATGAAGAAGAGCAAAAACGCAGCGGTGGAAGTGGTGTTTATTATCATTTAAGCTATTGGGGAAGACCACACGATTACCTTTGGTTAAGCACTGTTCAACCGGGTTTATTGTGGTTTGAAATGACCAAAGCCTATGAAAACGGAGCCAAAAAGATGTGGATTGTAAATGTGGGAGATATTAAACCGGGAGAGTATGATATGGAACTTTTCCTGGATTTGGCTTGGGATGTTAACAGCATAAAATCGGATGGTCTTGATGGATACATGAAAAACTGGATTGGCAGAGAATTTTCTCCAAATATTGCCCAAGATTTGAGTACTGTATTTGAAGAGTATTACCGATTGGCATTTATCCGAAAGCCGGAATACATGGGATGGAGTCAAACTGAGCCTACAACGCCAATTAAACTTTCTGATTTTACCCAAGAAGAATCTTTGCAAAGAATAAAGGCCTACGATAATTTAATGAGTAAAGTTGATGCTTTGTCTTCACTTGTCCCCGAAGAGCGTAAAGATGCGTGGTTTCAATTGGTAGTTTACCCAATCAAAGGCGCTGGTTATATGAACCATAAATTTTTGTATTGGAATCTGTGGGCAACGACAAGCGATTTAAAACAAAAAGAAAATTATTGGAATTTATCGGCGAAAGCTTTTGAAAAAATCAAAGAACTTACTACTTATTACAACAATGAAATGAGCAAAGGAAAATGGAATCAGATGATGTCGATGCATCCAAGAAATCTTCCTGTTTTTGATTCAATAAAAGCGAATGCTGTTTCGCAAGAACCTATTGTAAAAACAGGTTCCAAATTAATTATTACAATACAGGCTAATAAATTTGTTGCTAACAAAAGCTCCAAAAACTATAAATGGCAAGACATAAAAGGATTTGGTTACAGTAATAATGCCGTTACCTTGTTTCCTTTTAAGCAGACTTATTTTAAAACGGAAAAGCCTTCGGTTACCTATGAATTTGTAGCAAACGAAACTGGCGATTACGAAATAGAAGTTCATTTGATTCCGACTCATGCCAACAAATTTGATCACGAAATTGGAATACAAATAGACCAAAACGAAGTGAAATCTTTCCTGATTAATACAAAAGACAGGGACAAAACCTGGAAAGAAAATGTTCTGAGAAATAGTGCCATTGTAAAAGTGCCGGTTTCGATCAAAACCAATGGAAAACACATAATCAAAATTGACGTCAATCAAACAGGAATTGTACTCGATTATATTGTAGTGAAAAGTAGTTTATAG